A single window of Salminus brasiliensis chromosome 18, fSalBra1.hap2, whole genome shotgun sequence DNA harbors:
- the sap30l gene encoding histone deacetylase complex subunit SAP30L: protein MNGFSTEEDSHDGPPAPGPLFGQSCCLIADGERCGRPAGNASFSKRIQKSISQKKLKLDIDKSVRHLYICDFHKNFIQSVRNKRKRKTSDDGGESPDHDVEVPEVDLFQLQVNTLRRYKRHYKIQTRPGLNKAQLAETVSRHFRNIPVNEKETLTYFIYMVKSSKSRLDQKSDGSKQLE from the exons ATGAACGGCTTCAGCACGGAGGAAGACAGCCACGACGGACCGCCGGCTCCGGGGCCTCTGTTCGGGCAGAGCTGCTGCCTGATCGCGGACGGAGAGCGCTGCGGCCGGCCGGCGGGGAACGCCAGCTTCAGTAAGAGGATCCAGAAGAGCATATCTCAGAAGAAGCTCAAGCTGGACATCGATAAGAGT GTCCGACACCTGTACATCTGTGACTTCCACAAAAACTTCATCCAGAGCGTCCGCAACAAGCGGAAGAGGAAAACCAGTGATGACGGAGGAGAGTCTCCAGATCATGACGTTGAAGTCCCGGAG GTGGACCTGTTCCAGCTTCAGGTGAACACACTGAGGCGCTATAAACGGCACTACAAGATCCAGACCAGACCGGGCCTGAACAAAGCCCAGCTGGCAGAG ACGGTGAGCCGCCACTTCCGGAACATCCCGGTGAACGAGAAGGAAACTCTGacgtattttatttatatggtGAAGAGCAGCAAGAGCCGACTGGACCAGAAATCGGACGGAAGCAAACAGCTGGAATAA
- the LOC140539629 gene encoding heart- and neural crest derivatives-expressed protein 1-like — MNLIETFQHPPFPFLPRCAQDNPYFPGWGASPGPAPPVTGQEGQVCAPGRRKERRRTESMNSAFAQLRGCIPNVPSDTKLSKIKTLRLATSYIAYLMEVLAKESGGPEAFRAEIKKYDSREGKKKRDMAAGLDRSVKLKFGSRSGWPQQVWELELDP, encoded by the exons ATGAACCTCATTGAGACCTTCCAGCACCCTCCGTTCCCCTTCCTCCCCCGATGTGCTCAGGATAACCCCTACTTTCCAGGCTGGGGTGCGAGTCCCGGTCCTGCACCCCCAGTCACGGGGCAGGAGGGTCAGGTTTGCGCCCCGGGCCGCAGGAAGGAGCGTCGGAGGACGGAGAGCATGAACTCGGCTTTCGCTCAGCTCCGAGGATGCATCCCCAACGTCCCCTCCGACACCAAGCTGTCCAAAATCAAGACCCTCCGGCTCGCCACCAGCTACATCGCCTACCTCATGGAGGTGCTGGCCAAGGAGTCCGGCGGCCCCGAGGCCTTTCGGGCCGAGATTAAGAAGTACGACAGCAGGGAGGGGAAGAAGAAGCGGGACATG GCTGCAGGTCTGGACCGGTCAGTGAAGCTGAAGTTCGGGTCCAGGTCCGGTTGGCCTCAGCAGGTCTGGGAGCTTGAGCTCGACCCGTGA